One part of the Arabidopsis thaliana chromosome 1 sequence genome encodes these proteins:
- the TCP12 gene encoding TCP domain protein 12 (TCP domain protein 12 (TCP12); CONTAINS InterPro DOMAIN/s: Transcription factor, TCP (InterPro:IPR005333), CYC/TB1, R domain (InterPro:IPR017888), Transcription factor TCP subgroup (InterPro:IPR017887); BEST Arabidopsis thaliana protein match is: TCP family transcription factor (TAIR:AT1G67260.1); Has 30201 Blast hits to 17322 proteins in 780 species: Archae - 12; Bacteria - 1396; Metazoa - 17338; Fungi - 3422; Plants - 5037; Viruses - 0; Other Eukaryotes - 2996 (source: NCBI BLink).), protein MFPSLDTNGYDLFDPFIPHQTTMFPSFITHIQSPNSHHHYSSPSFPFSSDFLESFDESFLINQFLLQQQDVAANVVESPWKFCKKLELKKKNEKCVDGSTSQEVQWRRTVKKRDRHSKICTAQGPRDRRMRLSLQIARKFFDLQDMLGFDKASKTIEWLFSKSKTSIKQLKERVAASEGGGKDEHLQVDEKEKDETLKLRVSKRRTKTMESSFKTKESRERARKRARERTMAKMKMRLFETSETISDPHQETREIKITNGVQLLEKENKEQEWSNTNDVHMVEYQMDSVSIIEKFLGLTSDSSSSSIFGDSEECYTSLSSVRGMSTPREHNTTSIATVDEEKSPISSFSLYDYLCY, encoded by the exons ATGTTTCCTTCTCTAGATACCAATGGCTATGACCTCTTTGATCCCTTCATTCCCCATCAAACAACCatgtttccttctttcatTACTCACATTCAAAGCCCTAATTCTCACCATCACTACTCTTCgccttcttttcctttctcttccGATTTTCTTGAGAGTTTTGATGAATCCTTCTTGATAAACCAATTCTTGTTACAGCAGCAAGATGTAGCAGCAAATGTTGTTGAATCTCCTTGGAAATTTTGCAAGAAGCTTGagcttaagaagaagaatgagaagtGTGTTGATGGAAGCACCTCACAAGAGGTTCAATGGAGAAGGACGGTCAAAAAAAGGGACAGGCATAGTAAGATCTGCACGGCTCAAGGTCCTAGAGACCGGAGGATGAGGCTGTCTCTTCAGATTGCTCGCAAGTTTTTCGATCTTCAAGACATGTTGGGTTTCGACAAGGCGAGCAAGACGATTGAATGGCTTTTCTCCAAATCAAAGACTTCCATCAAACAACTTAAAGAAAGAGTGGCTGCATCGGAAGGAGGAGGAAAGGATGAACATCTCCAGGTTgatgaaaaggaaaaggatGAGACACTGAAGTTGAGAGTctcaaagagaagaacaaagactATGGAGAGCTCTTTTAAGACTAAAGAGTCGAGAGAGAGAGCTAGAAAGCGAGCAAGAGAGAGAACAATGGcaaagatgaagatgagattATTTGAGACCTCGGAAACAATTTCAGATCCTCATCAAGAAACTAGAGAGATCAAGATAACCAATGGTGTACAATTactagaaaaggaaaataaagaacaagaaTGGAGTAATACTAATGATGTTCACATGGTAGAGTATCAAATGGATTCTGTGAGCATCATAGAGAAGTTTCTTGGACTAACCAGTGACTCTAGCTCCTCTTCCATTTTTGGTGACTCCGAGGAATGTTACACAAGTCTTAGTTCAGTAAGAG GAATGTCGACACCAAGGGAACACAACACAACTTCAATAGCAACGGTGGATGAGGAGAAAAGCCCCatatcatctttctctctatatGATTATCTCTGCTACTGA
- the CLE12 gene encoding CLAVATA3/ESR-RELATED 12 (CLAVATA3/ESR-RELATED 12 (CLE12); BEST Arabidopsis thaliana protein match is: CLAVATA3/ESR-RELATED 13 (TAIR:AT1G73965.1); Has 65 Blast hits to 65 proteins in 14 species: Archae - 0; Bacteria - 0; Metazoa - 0; Fungi - 0; Plants - 65; Viruses - 0; Other Eukaryotes - 0 (source: NCBI BLink).) has translation MLRISSSSSMALKFSQILFIVLWLSLFFLLLHHLYSLNFRRLYSLNAVEPSLLKQHYRSYRLVSRKVLSDRFDFTPFHSRDNSRHNHRSGEQYDGDEIDPRYGVEKRRVPSGPNPLHH, from the coding sequence ATGCTTAgaatttcttcatcatcttccatgGCCTtgaaattttctcaaattctCTTCATAGTTTTATGgctatctctcttctttctcctcctccaccacttGTACTCCCTCAACTTCCGTCGTCTCTACTCTCTAAACGCGGTGGAGCCATCATTGTTGAAGCAACACTACCGTAGCTATAGATTAGTGAGCAGAAAAGTTCTCTCCGACAGATTCGACTTCACACCTTTCCATAGCCGAGATAACAGCCGACATAACCATCGTTCCGGCGAGCAATACGACGGTGATGAGATAGACCCTCGTTACGGAGTGGAGAAACGCCGTGTTCCCTCCGGACCCAATCCGTTGCACCATTGA
- the LINC3 gene encoding little nuclei3 (LITTLE NUCLEI3 (LINC3); INVOLVED IN: biological_process unknown; LOCATED IN: nucleolus; EXPRESSED IN: 23 plant structures; EXPRESSED DURING: 13 growth stages; BEST Arabidopsis thaliana protein match is: nuclear matrix constituent protein-related (TAIR:AT1G13220.2); Has 314839 Blast hits to 141527 proteins in 3854 species: Archae - 3371; Bacteria - 67403; Metazoa - 125121; Fungi - 24709; Plants - 16322; Viruses - 1225; Other Eukaryotes - 76688 (source: NCBI BLink).) — MFTPQRNRWPETDRKGKAIAFSDEIITPPPQRVLLREDDDWQKFKEVGLLDEASLERKDRDALIEKILKLEKELFDYQHNMGLLLIEKKQWTSTNNELQQAYDEAMEMLKREKTSNAITLNEADKREENLRKALIDEKQFVAELENDLKYWQREHSVVKSTSEAKLEEANALVIGMKEKALEVDRERAIAEEKFSVMNRKSSELERKLKEVETREKVHQREHLSLVTEREAHEAVFYKQREDLQEWEKKLTLEEDRLSEVKRSINHREERVMENERTIEKKEKILENLQQKISVAKSELTEKEESIKIKLNDISLKEKDFEAMKAKVDIKEKELHEFEENLIEREQMEIGKLLDDQKAVLDSRRREFEMELEQMRRSLDEELEGKKAEIEQLQVEISHKEEKLAKREAALEKKEEGVKKKEKDLDARLKTVKEKEKALKAEEKKLHMENERLLEDKECLRKLKDEIEEIGTETTKQESRIREEHESLRITKEERVEFLRLQSELKQQIDKVKQEEELLLKEREELKQDKERFEKEWEALDKKRANITREQNEVAEENEKLRNLQISEKHRLKREEMTSRDNLKRELDGVKMQKESFEADMEDLEMQKRNLDMEFQRQEEAGERDFNERARTYEKRSQEELDNINYTKKLAQREMEEMQYEKLALEREREQISVRKKLLKEQEAEMHKDITELDVLRSSLKEKRKEFICERERFLVFLEKLKSCSSCGEITENFVLSDLRLPDVEDGDKRFGKQKLKAEEALNISPSAENSKRTSLLGKIASKLLSISPIGKTDKVTDLGITVKLPESSQPDDSLDRVSGEDHEPSATEQSFTDSRIQEGPEGSLQSEMKSDKPRRGRGRGRGRGKSVRGRSQATKAVSRDSKPSDGETPRKRQREQTSRITESEQAAGDSDEGVDSITTGGRRKKRQIAVPVSQTPGQTRYQLRRHRNVGTEEDKAQASKGATEKQERVNDDIRKVPSPKETRTPPEGENRENGKAEVLVETVTHEEIVTVETETVFKVNNTGKNPVEDPQLEVGGSGEIREHGEEDDENISMIEEENEGEEEEETERQGNDASIGKKIWVFFTT, encoded by the exons ATGTTCACTCCGCAAAGGAATCGTTGGCCGGAGACAGACCGGAAGGGAAAGGCCATAGCTTTTTCCGACGAAATCATTACACCTCCTCCACAAAGGGTGCTTCTCCGAGAGGATGATGATTGGCAGAAGTTCAAAGAGGTTGGCTTGCTTGATGAAGCTTctctagaaagaaaagatcGTGATGCTCTTATAGAGAAAATCTTGAAGCTTGAAAAAgag tTGTTTGATTACCAACATAATATGGGGCTATTGCTTATTGAGAAGAAGCAGTGGACTTCAACAAATAACGAACTTCAACAAGCTTATGATGAAGCTATGGAGATGCTTAAACGTGAGAAGACGTCAAATGCAATTACTTTAAATGAAGCtgacaaaagagaagagaatcttAGAAAAGCTTTGATTGATGAGAAGCAATTTGTTGCTGAG CTTGAGAATGATTTGAAGTATTGGCAACGAGAACACTCTGTGGTGAAGTCTACTTCTGAGGCAAAGTTAGAGGAAGCAAATGCTTTGGTAATTGGTATGAAGGAAAAAGCTTTAGAGGTGGATAGAGAAAGGGCCATTGCTGAAGAAAAGTTTTCAGTGATGAATAGAAAGAGTTCTGAGTTAGAACGCAAACTAAAGGAAGTGGAGACCCGTGAAAAGGTGCACCAAAGGGAGCATCTTTCTCTAGTTACAGA ACGAGAAGCACATGAGGCAGTGTTCTACAAGCAGAGAGAAGACCTACAGGAATGGGAGAAGAAGTTAACACTGGAAGAAGATAGGTTGTCTGAAGTTAAAAGAAGCATTAACcatagagaagaaagagttatggaaaatgaaagaaccatcgagaagaaagagaagatccTTGAAAATTTACAGCAAAAGATTTCTGTTGCCAAGTCCGAAttaacagagaaagaagaatctaTAAAGATTAAGCTAAATGACATTTCTTTGAAGGAAAAA GACTTTGAGGCCATGAAGGCTAAAGTTGATATCAAAGAGAAGGAGCTCCATGAGTTTGAGGAGAATCTTATTGAGAGGGAGCAG ATGGAGATTGGGAAGCTTCTTGATGATCAGAAGGCTGTTCTAGATTCAAGAAGGCGAGAGTTTGAAATGGAGCTTGAACAGATGAGGAGATCCCTTGATGAAGAACTCGAGGGAAAGAAAGCTGAAATCGAGCAGCTGCAAGTTGAGATCAGccacaaagaagagaagttgGCTAAGAGAGAGGCAGCTTTAGAGAAAAAGGAGGAgggagtgaagaagaaagagaaggatctTGATGCAAGGCTCAAAACCgtgaaggagaaagaaaaagctcTGAAAGCTGAAGAGAAAAAGCTGCATATGGAAAACGAGAGATTGCTCGAAGATAAGGAATGTCTGCGTAAACTAAAAGATGAGATTGAAGAGATCGGGACTGAGACAACAAAGCAGGAATCAAGGATTCGTGAAGAACATGAAAGTCTTAGgattacaaaagaagagagagtcgAGTTTCTGAGGCTGCAGTCTGAACTGAAGCAGCAGATAGATAAAGTTAAGCAAGAGGAGGAGCTGCTCTTGAAGGAACGTGAAGAACTGAAACAAGATAAGgaaagatttgagaaagagTGGGAAGCTTTGGATAAGAAGAGGGCTAACATAACTAGAGAGCAAAATGAAGTTGCTGAAGAAAACGAGAAACTGAGAAATTTGCAAATATCTGAAAAGCATAGgctgaagagagaagagatgaCCTCAAGGGATAATTTGAAGAGGGAATTGGATGGTGTCAAGATGCAGAAAGAATCATTTGAAGCCGACATGGAAGATCTTGAGATGCAAAAAAGGAATCTTGACATGGAATTTCAGAGGCAAGAAGAAGCGGGTGAAAGAGATTTTAATGAAAGGGCGAGAACAtatgagaagagaagccaAGAAGAGCTTGACAACATTAATTACACAAAGAAGCTGGCTCAAAGAGAGATGGAAGAAATGCAATACGAGAAGCTTGCTCTGGAGAGGGAAAGAGAACAAATTTCGGTCCGAAAGAAGTTGTTGAAAGAACAAGAAGCTGAGATGCATAAGGACATCACTGAGCTAGATGTACTCAGAAGCTCTTTGAAGGAGAAACGAAAAGAATTTATCTGTGAAAGGGAGCGTTTCCTAGTATTTCTGGAAAAACTTAAGAGCTGCAGTTCCTGTGGAGAAATAACCGAAAATTTTGTTCTGTCTGATCTTCGACTACCTGATGTTGAAGATGGGGACAAACGTTTCgggaaacaaaaattaaaagcagAGGAGGCTTTGAACATTTCTCCCAGTGCAGAGAATAGCAAGAGAACATCTTTGCTTGGGAAAATCGCTTCAAAGCTACTGAGCATATCACCAATTGGGAAGACAGATAAAGTCACTGATCTGGGTATAACAGTTAAGCTTCCAGAATCTTCGCAACCTGATGATTCTCTGGATAGAGTGTCAGGCGAGGATCATGAACCGTCTGCTACTGAACAGAGTTTCACAGATAGTAGAATACAAGAAGGTCCTGAAGGTTCCCTCCAATCAGAGATGAAGAGTGATAAACCTAGACGAGGTAGAGGTAGAGGTAGAGGTAGGGGTAAGTCTGTTAGAGGAAGATCGCAAGCAACAAAAGCTGTGTCCAGAGATTCAAAACCATCTGATGGGGAAACTCCAAGGAAGCGGCAACGCGAACAGACTTCTAGAATCACAGAAAGTGAACAGGCAGCTGGTGATAGTGATGAGGGTGTAGACAGTATTACAACTGGTGGACGTAGGAAAAAAAGACAGATAGCTGTTCCAGTCTCTCAAACGCCTGGACAAACCCGATATCAGCTCAGGAGACATAGAAA TGTAGgaacagaagaagataaagcaCAAGCATCAAAGGGTGCCACTGAAAAACAAGAACGTGTCAATGATGATATCAGAAAAGTGCCAAGTCCGAAGGAAACTCGTACTCCACCGGAAGGTGAGAATAGAGAAAATGGCAAAGCTGAAGTATTAGTGGAGACGGTAACACATGAGGAGATTGTTACG GTTGAAACAGAAACTGTGTTCAAGGTTAACAACACAGGAAAGAACCCAGTCGAAGATCCGCAGTTGGAAGTAGGAGGCAGTGGTGAAATAAGAGAgcatggtgaagaagatgatgagaataTCAGCATGATCGAAGAGGAGaacgaaggagaagaagaagaagaaacagagcgCCAAGGAAATGATGCTTCCAtaggaaaaaagatttgggTCTTTTTCACAACAtga
- the TCP12 gene encoding TCP domain protein 12, with translation MFPSLDTNGYDLFDPFIPHQTTMFPSFITHIQSPNSHHHYSSPSFPFSSDFLESFDESFLINQFLLQQQDVAANVVESPWKFCKKLELKKKNEKCVDGSTSQEVQWRRTVKKRDRHSKICTAQGPRDRRMRLSLQIARKFFDLQDMLGFDKASKTIEWLFSKSKTSIKQLKERVAASEGGGKDEHLQVDEKEKDETLKLRVSKRRTKTMESSFKTKESRERARKRARERTMAKMKMRLFETSETISDPHQETREIKITNGVQLLEKENKEQEWSNTNDVHMVEYQMDSVSIIEKFLGLTSDSSSSSIFGDSEECYTSLSSVRGTISAAGMSTPREHNTTSIATVDEEKSPISSFSLYDYLCY, from the exons ATGTTTCCTTCTCTAGATACCAATGGCTATGACCTCTTTGATCCCTTCATTCCCCATCAAACAACCatgtttccttctttcatTACTCACATTCAAAGCCCTAATTCTCACCATCACTACTCTTCgccttcttttcctttctcttccGATTTTCTTGAGAGTTTTGATGAATCCTTCTTGATAAACCAATTCTTGTTACAGCAGCAAGATGTAGCAGCAAATGTTGTTGAATCTCCTTGGAAATTTTGCAAGAAGCTTGagcttaagaagaagaatgagaagtGTGTTGATGGAAGCACCTCACAAGAGGTTCAATGGAGAAGGACGGTCAAAAAAAGGGACAGGCATAGTAAGATCTGCACGGCTCAAGGTCCTAGAGACCGGAGGATGAGGCTGTCTCTTCAGATTGCTCGCAAGTTTTTCGATCTTCAAGACATGTTGGGTTTCGACAAGGCGAGCAAGACGATTGAATGGCTTTTCTCCAAATCAAAGACTTCCATCAAACAACTTAAAGAAAGAGTGGCTGCATCGGAAGGAGGAGGAAAGGATGAACATCTCCAGGTTgatgaaaaggaaaaggatGAGACACTGAAGTTGAGAGTctcaaagagaagaacaaagactATGGAGAGCTCTTTTAAGACTAAAGAGTCGAGAGAGAGAGCTAGAAAGCGAGCAAGAGAGAGAACAATGGcaaagatgaagatgagattATTTGAGACCTCGGAAACAATTTCAGATCCTCATCAAGAAACTAGAGAGATCAAGATAACCAATGGTGTACAATTactagaaaaggaaaataaagaacaagaaTGGAGTAATACTAATGATGTTCACATGGTAGAGTATCAAATGGATTCTGTGAGCATCATAGAGAAGTTTCTTGGACTAACCAGTGACTCTAGCTCCTCTTCCATTTTTGGTGACTCCGAGGAATGTTACACAAGTCTTAGTTCAGTAAGAGGTACAATTTCAGCAGCAG GAATGTCGACACCAAGGGAACACAACACAACTTCAATAGCAACGGTGGATGAGGAGAAAAGCCCCatatcatctttctctctatatGATTATCTCTGCTACTGA
- a CDS encoding Transmembrane Fragile-X-F-associated protein (Transmembrane Fragile-X-F-associated protein; FUNCTIONS IN: zinc ion binding; EXPRESSED IN: 22 plant structures; EXPRESSED DURING: 13 growth stages; CONTAINS InterPro DOMAIN/s: Transmembrane Fragile-X-F-associated protein (InterPro:IPR019396), Zinc finger, RING-type (InterPro:IPR001841); BEST Arabidopsis thaliana protein match is: Transmembrane Fragile-X-F-associated protein (TAIR:AT1G73950.1); Has 2761 Blast hits to 2715 proteins in 222 species: Archae - 0; Bacteria - 0; Metazoa - 1602; Fungi - 4; Plants - 542; Viruses - 213; Other Eukaryotes - 400 (source: NCBI BLink).) — MLVQRRVMSWRRVWKSFQAASAHCLLFSFTLLLALKLDHVVSHSWWFVFAPLWLFHAVIARGRFSLPAPSMPHDRHWAPFHSVMATPLLVAFEILLCVHLEDKYVVDLKIVFLPLLAFEVAILIDNVRMCRTLMPGDEETMSDEAIWETLPHFWVSISMVFFIAATTFTLLKLCGDVAALGWWDLFINFGIAECFAFLVCTKWSNQSIHRYSHIPEPSSSSMVVRYLDWNRGLVVTADDEHQQSNRICGLQDIGGHVMKIPFVTFQIILFMRLEGTPASAKNIPILVLFVPLFLLQGAGVLFAMYRLVEKSVLLINSGSGSYGRYFTATSSAREFLGFFQHGARLLGWWSIDEGSREEQARLYSGEATGYNTFSPEVVKKMPKSDLVEEIWRLQAALSEQTDITSYSQQEYERLQNEKILCRVCFEDPINVVLLPCRHHVLCSTCCEKCKKCPICRVLIEERMPVYDV; from the exons ATGTTGGTACAGAGAAGAGTAATGAGTTGGAGAAGAGTCTGGAAGTCGTTTCAAGCGGCTTCTGCGCATTGTTTACTCTTCTCCTTCACGCTTCTTCTCGCTTTGAAGCTTGATCATGTTGTTTCTCATTCATGGTg GTTTGTATTTGCACCCTTGTGGTTGTTTCATGCTGTGATTGCTCGTGGTAGATTTTCATTGCCTGCTCCATCAATGCCTCATGATCGACAT TGGGCTCCTTTTCACTCGGTTATGGCAACACCACTTCTTGTTGCTTTTGAGATCCTTCTCTGTGTACATCTTGAAGATAAATATG TTGTTGACTTAAAGATTGTCTTTCTACCGTTGCTTGCATTTGAGGTAGCAATTTTGATAGATAATGTCAG AATGTGCAGGACGCTCATGCctggagatgaagaaactaTGAGTGATGAAGCCATATGGGAAACACTTCCT CATTTCTGGGTTTCCATATCTATGGTTTTCTTCATTGCCGCAACAACCTTCACTCTTCTTAAATTATGTG GTGACGTAGCTGCGTTGGGATGGTGGGACTTATTTATAAACTTCGG AATAGCAGAGTGCTTTGCGTTTCTTGTCTGTACAAAGTGGAGCAATCAGTCAATTCATAGGTATTCACATATACCGGAACCTAGCTCATCTTCAATGGTAGTAAGATATCTGGATTGGAACAGAGGTCTAGTAGTAACCGCTGACGACGAGCATCAGCAAAGCAACAGAATATGTGGTCTCCAAGATATTGGTGGACATGTTATGAAAATTCCATTTGTGACCTTTCAAATCATCCTTTTCATGCGCTTAGAG GGAACGCCAGCTTCTGCCAAAAACATTCCGATTTTAGTTCTGTTTGTACCTCTTTTTCTGTTACAAGGAGCTGGGGTACTTTTTGCTATGTATAGATTGGTTGAGAAATCAGTCTTATTAATAAATAGTGGTAGTGGTTCTTATGGAAGATATTTTACCGCAACATCATCAGCTCGTGAATTCCTGGGATTCTTTCAACATGGTGCAAG ATTACTTGGCTGGTGGTCTATCGATGAAGGAAGTCGGGAAGAACAAGCAAGGCTCTACTCTGGAGAAGCTACTGG ATACAACACCTTCTCACCAGAGGTTGTGAAGAAAATGCCAAAGTCTGATCTTGTTGAAGAG ATATGGAGACTTCAAGCTGCATTGAGTGAGCAAACAGATATCACCAGTTATAGCCAGCAAGAGTACGAAAGGCTTCAAAAC GAGAAGATTCTTTGTAGAGTTTGCTTTGAAGATCCGATCAACGTGGTTCTACTCCCATGTAGACATCACGTCCTCTGCAG TACATGCTGCGAGAAATGCAAGAAATGTCCGATTTGTCGTGTCCTGATCGAGGAGCGTATGCCTGTATACGATGTGTAG
- a CDS encoding basic helix-loop-helix (bHLH) DNA-binding superfamily protein (basic helix-loop-helix (bHLH) DNA-binding superfamily protein; FUNCTIONS IN: DNA binding, sequence-specific DNA binding transcription factor activity; INVOLVED IN: regulation of transcription; LOCATED IN: nucleus; EXPRESSED IN: 20 plant structures; EXPRESSED DURING: 12 growth stages; CONTAINS InterPro DOMAIN/s: Helix-loop-helix DNA-binding domain (InterPro:IPR001092), Helix-loop-helix DNA-binding (InterPro:IPR011598); BEST Arabidopsis thaliana protein match is: basic helix-loop-helix 32 (TAIR:AT3G25710.1); Has 3080 Blast hits to 3073 proteins in 197 species: Archae - 0; Bacteria - 9; Metazoa - 353; Fungi - 47; Plants - 2657; Viruses - 0; Other Eukaryotes - 14 (source: NCBI BLink).), which translates to MCAKKEEEEEEEEDSSEAMNNIQNYQNDLFFHQLISHHHHHHHDPSQSETLGASGNVGSGFTIFSQDSVSPIWSLPPPTSIQPPFDQFPPPSSSPASFYGSFFNRSRAHHQGLQFGYEGFGGATSAAHHHHEQLRILSEALGPVVQAGSGPFGLQAELGKMTAQEIMDAKALAASKSHSEAERRRRERINNHLAKLRSILPNTTKTDKASLLAEVIQHVKELKRETSVISETNLVPTESDELTVAFTEEEETGDGRFVIKASLCCEDRSDLLPDMIKTLKAMRLKTLKAEITTVGGRVKNVLFVTGEESSGEEVEEEYCIGTIEEALKAVMEKSNVEESSSSGNAKRQRMSSHNTITIVEQQQQYNQR; encoded by the exons ATGTGCgctaagaaagaagaagaagaagaagaagaagaagacagttCTGAAGCCATGAACAACATacaaaattaccaaaatgaCCTCTTCTTTCACCAACTCATctctcatcatcaccatcatcatcatgatccTTCTCAATCTGAAACTTTGGGAGCATCCGGTAACGTTGGATCTGGTTTCACTATCTTCTCTCAAGATTCCGTCTCTCCAATATGGTCTCTACCTCCACCTACCTCGATCCAACCACCATTTGATCAgtttcctcctccttcttcttctccagcatCTTTCTACGGAAGTTTCTTCAACAGAAGTCGAGCTCATCATCAGGGATTACAGTTTGGGTACGAGGGTTTTGGTGGAGCCACGTCAGCagcacatcatcatcatgaacaACTTCGGATCTTGTCGGAAGCTTTAGGTCCGGTAGTACAAGCCGGGTCCGGTCCTTTTGGGTTACAAGCTGAGTTAGGGAAGATGACAGCACAAGAGATCATGGACGCTAAAGCTTTGGCTGCTTCAAAGAGTCATAGTGAAgctgagagaagaagaagagagagaatcaATAATCATCTCGCTAAGCTCCGTAGCATATTACCCAACACCACCAAA aCGGATAAAGCGTCGTTACTAGCTGAAGTGATCCAACATGTGAAAGAGTTGAAGAGAGAGACTTCAGTGATCTCAGAGACAAATCTTGTCCCAACGGAAAGCGATGAGTTAACGGTAGCTTTcacggaggaggaagaaaccGGAGATGGCAGATTTGTAATTAAAGCGTCGCTTTGCTGTGAAGACAGGTCGGATCTCTTGCCTGACATGATTAAAACATTGAAAGCTATGCGTCTCAAAACGCTCAAGGCGGAGATAACCACCGTTGGGGGACGAGTCAAGAACGTTTTGTTTGTTACCGGAGAAGAGAGCTCCGGTGAGGAAGTGGAGGAAGAGTACTGTATAGGGACGATTGAGGAAGCTTTGAAAGCGGTGATGGAGAAGAGCAATGTAGaggaatcatcttcttctggaaATGCTAAGAGACAGAGAATGAGTAGTCACAACACTATCACTATCGtcgaacaacaacaacaatataatcAGAGGTAA